A single genomic interval of Koleobacter methoxysyntrophicus harbors:
- a CDS encoding dipeptide epimerase has protein sequence MVKTKIENLETGLIKARLKRPFITALRTALEIENIIVKITTDSGITGYGEAAPTPAITGETKGSIIEAIEKYIKPCILGMDIEYFEDIIKSIHGSILYNNSAKAACDIALYDILAKYYKVPLYRLLGGTKKSIETDITISLSDVDTMVKNSLAAVGEGFNILKIKVGEGYKNDVERVKAIREAVGKNITLRLDANQGWQPKEAIAAITKLAEYDIELVEQPVKAYDLEGLKEVTQNVPVPIMVDEGLFSPFDAFKIISMKAANIINIKLMKSGGIYNALKINEIAESEGIECMIGSMMESKISVTAAAHLAAAKSNITRYDLDAPYLLGTNSVRGGILYRGSEISFSESPGLGIDGF, from the coding sequence GTGGTTAAAACGAAAATCGAGAATTTAGAAACCGGATTAATCAAAGCACGGCTGAAAAGACCGTTTATCACGGCTTTACGTACAGCATTAGAGATTGAAAATATCATTGTTAAGATCACTACCGACAGCGGTATTACAGGATACGGCGAAGCTGCTCCGACGCCTGCAATTACCGGTGAGACAAAAGGTTCAATAATTGAGGCTATAGAGAAATATATAAAACCGTGCATATTAGGAATGGATATCGAATATTTTGAAGATATAATAAAGAGCATACACGGGTCTATACTTTATAATAACAGTGCCAAAGCTGCATGCGATATAGCACTGTATGATATCCTTGCAAAGTATTATAAGGTGCCTTTATACAGACTCCTCGGAGGAACAAAAAAGAGTATTGAAACGGATATCACCATCAGCCTAAGTGATGTGGATACAATGGTCAAGAACTCGCTTGCGGCTGTTGGAGAAGGTTTTAATATATTAAAAATAAAAGTAGGTGAAGGCTATAAAAATGATGTAGAAAGGGTAAAAGCCATAAGGGAAGCGGTAGGGAAAAACATTACATTAAGGCTTGATGCAAATCAGGGGTGGCAGCCAAAGGAGGCTATAGCTGCTATAACGAAACTTGCTGAATATGACATAGAGCTTGTAGAACAGCCTGTAAAGGCATATGACTTAGAAGGTTTGAAAGAGGTTACACAAAATGTCCCTGTGCCGATAATGGTGGATGAGGGCCTTTTTTCGCCCTTTGATGCCTTTAAGATAATATCTATGAAAGCAGCAAATATAATCAACATAAAGCTTATGAAATCCGGCGGCATATACAATGCTCTGAAAATAAATGAGATTGCCGAATCTGAAGGCATAGAATGCATGATAGGCAGTATGATGGAATCCAAGATATCTGTAACAGCAGCAGCTCATCTTGCTGCAGCTAAATCAAACATAACCCGGTATGACCTCGATGCTCCGTATCTTTTAGGAACTAATTCTGTAAGAGGCGGTATTTTATACAGAGGTTCTGAAATAAGCTTTTCAGAAAGCCCGGGGCTTGGAATTGACGGATTCTAG
- a CDS encoding complex I subunit 5 family protein: MAHLLIILSIGLPILISFFLYFIGKKREYVRDVLGTGVSGLTLIFVIALFPFALEGGHTYKLSDFIGSGITFRVDMVGFILSLITAFVWFLVSLYSVEYISHSHEKNRYWMFFILTLGATLGIFLSGDLLTLFIFFEMMTFTSYVLVIHDETPDALKAGKYYLYMAIGGGLVLLMGVFILFYELGSLDFAVLAAGINSLGNMKYVIAALLITGFGVKAGMVPLHIWLPKAHPVAPSPASALLSGILIKAGAFGVLKTTNQIFGWDSYLGSAVMLIGFMTMSLGAFMALFQDNAKRILAYSSMSQMGYILVGIGAAAYLGSHGGMAFVGTIYHILNHAVFKVTLFLTIGSIYFRTHELSLKRLGGFAKLLPVTTFAFVVAVLGIIGFPGFNGFASKTLLHESILEVYHLSGNNLFLLGEKIFKITGSLTFCYLIRLFVGVFLGKPAPDLEVKNPGSKYHLILGVLYVLSGVVVLVGVLPNFLINNMLIYAVLGSSFYGHEQIVRNASNFAFFDFHNILSSLLTLAIGGIIYIIFRYFNLFDKKLPSWLSIEYLIYNPAGRLLFYMVNSGFSSIDSIIDYFYNLAVKILFYIVSSGFNLIDFIINSRYRGIAKFFITLVKKLHLVDDTIEHSPISSGAKEVFEKTAWEIESPFKNRCERAGKVMSSFLIKHFRRVLNLNVSVFIFAVVVVILMFIFIQYTPRIKFL; the protein is encoded by the coding sequence ATGGCACATTTGCTTATTATATTATCGATCGGCCTGCCGATATTAATTTCATTTTTCCTTTATTTTATAGGAAAGAAAAGGGAATATGTCAGGGATGTATTAGGAACGGGTGTAAGCGGATTAACCCTGATATTTGTTATTGCCCTGTTCCCTTTTGCCCTTGAAGGCGGCCATACTTACAAACTATCGGATTTTATCGGTTCAGGGATAACCTTCAGGGTGGATATGGTCGGTTTCATCCTTTCCCTTATAACAGCCTTTGTGTGGTTTTTGGTATCCCTTTATTCCGTTGAATATATATCCCACAGCCATGAGAAGAACAGGTACTGGATGTTTTTCATTCTTACCCTTGGAGCCACTTTGGGAATATTCCTTTCCGGAGATCTGCTTACACTGTTTATTTTCTTTGAAATGATGACCTTTACTTCTTATGTTCTGGTAATCCATGATGAAACCCCTGATGCGCTGAAGGCCGGAAAATACTACCTTTATATGGCCATCGGCGGGGGCCTGGTCCTTTTGATGGGTGTGTTTATACTGTTTTATGAACTGGGAAGCCTGGATTTTGCCGTCTTGGCAGCAGGGATAAACAGCCTCGGGAACATGAAATACGTAATAGCTGCCCTGCTGATTACAGGTTTTGGGGTAAAGGCGGGTATGGTTCCCCTTCACATATGGCTTCCTAAAGCCCACCCCGTAGCCCCTTCTCCTGCCAGTGCCCTTCTATCGGGTATCTTGATAAAGGCCGGGGCCTTTGGAGTATTGAAGACTACAAACCAGATCTTCGGCTGGGACAGCTATCTTGGGTCGGCAGTAATGTTGATAGGTTTTATGACCATGTCCTTAGGGGCTTTTATGGCTCTGTTCCAGGATAATGCTAAAAGGATACTGGCATACAGCAGTATGAGCCAGATGGGTTATATACTGGTCGGGATAGGGGCAGCGGCCTATCTGGGAAGTCACGGGGGAATGGCATTTGTTGGAACAATTTACCATATTTTAAACCATGCCGTTTTCAAGGTTACCCTTTTCCTTACCATAGGCAGCATATACTTCAGGACCCATGAACTGAGTTTGAAGAGGCTGGGGGGATTTGCAAAACTCCTTCCGGTAACTACCTTTGCCTTTGTTGTAGCCGTTCTCGGGATAATAGGGTTTCCGGGATTTAACGGATTTGCAAGCAAAACCCTTTTGCATGAATCTATACTGGAGGTATATCACCTGTCGGGAAACAATCTATTCCTTCTGGGAGAAAAGATATTTAAAATAACCGGCAGCCTTACCTTCTGCTACCTTATAAGGCTCTTTGTGGGTGTATTCCTCGGCAAACCGGCACCGGACCTGGAGGTCAAAAACCCAGGAAGTAAATACCACTTGATTCTGGGAGTCCTTTATGTCCTTTCAGGGGTTGTAGTGCTTGTAGGTGTTCTGCCCAATTTCCTTATCAATAATATGTTAATATATGCGGTACTGGGGTCATCTTTTTACGGTCATGAACAGATAGTAAGAAATGCATCGAATTTTGCTTTTTTTGATTTTCACAATATCCTCTCATCTCTACTAACCCTTGCAATAGGAGGGATTATATATATTATATTCAGGTATTTTAATCTCTTTGACAAAAAGCTGCCTTCATGGTTGAGCATCGAATATTTGATTTATAACCCCGCAGGCAGGCTGTTGTTTTACATGGTCAATTCCGGATTTAGCTCAATCGATTCAATTATCGATTATTTTTATAATCTTGCTGTTAAGATTTTGTTTTATATAGTTAGTTCGGGATTCAACCTGATTGATTTTATAATAAATTCCAGATACAGGGGTATAGCTAAATTCTTTATAACTTTGGTCAAGAAGCTCCATCTGGTTGATGACACTATTGAACACAGCCCCATAAGCAGCGGAGCAAAAGAAGTCTTTGAAAAAACTGCCTGGGAAATTGAAAGCCCTTTCAAAAACAGGTGCGAGCGGGCGGGAAAAGTAATGAGCAGTTTTTTGATTAAGCACTTCAGGAGGGTTTTAAACCTGAATGTAAGCGTATTTATCTTCGCCGTCGTAGTAGTTATCCTAATGTTCATTTTTATCCAGTATACACCTAGGATAAAGTTCTTATAG